One Conger conger chromosome 18, fConCon1.1, whole genome shotgun sequence DNA window includes the following coding sequences:
- the mrps6 gene encoding 28S ribosomal protein S6, mitochondrial, whose product MPRYELSLILKAMQRPETAATLRRTIETLIERGAVVRGLESLGERTLPYKISKHNFRHTRGGYFLVDFHAAPKIFPAFLNHLERDVDVVRQTVLKKEIPITPSNCCGPPPAQTKDITTQPE is encoded by the coding sequence ATGCCTAGATACGAGTTATCCCTGATCCTAAAAGCGATGCAGAGACCAGAGACGGCTGCGACTTTGCGACGCACGATCGAGACTTTGATCGAGCGGGGCGCTGTGGTGCGCGGTCTGGAGAGCCTGGGCGAGAGAACGCTGCCCTACAAGATCTCCAAGCACAACTTTCGGCACACGCGTGGAGGATATTTCCTTGTGGATTTCCACGCCGCACCCAAAATCTTCCCTGCGTTTTTGAATCATTTGGAACGCGATGTGGACGTGGTGCGACAAACCGTTTTAAAGAAGGAGATTCCGATAACGCCGAGTAATTGTTGCGGCCCCCCTCCCGCACAGACCAAGGATATCACAACCCAAccagaatga